Part of the Coccinella septempunctata chromosome 3, icCocSept1.1, whole genome shotgun sequence genome is shown below.
CGACGCGTTTGTTGTAGAACCGCCAGCGGCCAATTTGAAAGAACCAGACGCTTCTTTTCCTTTGGTCTGAATCAAGGAACCGGACTGTACAGCGGTCTTTTCTTATGAACGGTGCAAGTTTTTCAGAATCGACCTTGTAATTCGAACCGATGTATTTCTTGATAGCATGCAACGAGGATCCGCTCCTTTCTTTCaatcctttgatggcacgaTTAACCATATCGGAAGTTGGGGGATGGCTGGGTTTGACAGGTTTTGACCTTGCTGAGGTTTTTTTCTCAGCTTTTTCCAGCGTCTTACCAACAGCAGTGGCGGGCGTAGTTGCCTGTCGCATTTCAGACTCGGAagttgaaaatgacattgtttaacCTTTACACCTTAGATTTCTTCTGATAGTGGTACCGATATTAgcgaagttgacggaaatttgacgggcgattggttggtaaattattgctaaggacttgaaattgcaagtttcctgcgcaatctcgaggaatttagaattttttatttgtaccaattattgggttcgacgtttttcatctgttgatatgcgataaaccggagctgacgacgtttttcattcttgtcgcattctggaattttcagatttttaccgtgagaggggatatgcctataaaagcaaattttcccccgcgacggtcacttttcgacttttgacttttacttcagttctttcacttcgcttcagtattttcgatttttcgctttctaacgtggtgacttctgttatagattcagttaacttttagtttcaagatttggttcgaattgatccaacagatttcgagcaatagatatcacactttgccgaattgaccactgaaatctcaattcctatctgaactatcgaactgaaattcaacatgtgcatctcaattcgaaaactgtgtgaaatttcaagatttggttcgaattgaaccaacagttttcgaggaattgatatcacactttgccgaattgaccactgaaatctcaattcctatctgaactatcgaactgaaattcaacatgtgcatctcaattcgaaaactgtgtacagtttcgagatctgggtcgaattgatccaatagttcgtaaggaattcgaatgatactatgtcgaatcgtccactgaaatctcaattcctatcagaactatcgaactgaaattcaacatgtgcatctcaattcgaaaactatgtgcagtttcaagatttggttcgaattgatccaacagtttttaggaattgatatcacactttgccgaattgaccactgaaatctcaattcctatctgaactatcgaactgaaattcaacatgtgcatcttaattcgaaaactgtgtacagtttcgggatttggttcgaattgatccaatagttccttgggaattgtaatgatattttgtcgaatcgaccactgaaatctcaattcctatcagaactatcgatctgaaattcaacatgtgcatctctgaaatagatttaataaaaaatgatctaaaggtccaaggaattcatgacgccgaggtgtccagaatgacatccaataaaaccaaaaagtttatacccttatacctggtaaaaactcagagaaaggagattttcgaaataagacgcctctacaatctctgcattgtagtggaatcaaaaagaagggcagaaaatccaagccaatgcttcagatgtcagaggtacggacatgcccaaaacaagtgctcttttccatacagatgcgtcaaatgtttgggcaatcattgcacaaaagattgcgaacttaccagaaaaggtgaggagagaaatgccacatgcgttctgtgcggcgaagaaggccatccagcaagctacaaaggatgtagcgaattcaaattagttacaaggaagagggaaacaggccagaaatcggctcagcagagcacgattcctctaaaagtccaggagaaaaagaagcccaccccctccaaagtagacgacaagaaaaaagaagtacccaaaccagtacagaagaaggagacctcgaaaatgccccaagctaaacctacgatcaacaaaacaaaagaaaacagaagagtctctgaatccgccgacgatttagacacttttactgaaaaaattttcaacaaaatcatgttgaaaattgaaagagagattgggaaaaaactccaaggaatgttcagtaaactgaaataatggaacatacaactaggaaaaattcccttaaaatagtctcctggaacataaacggggtcagaactcgaaaacccgagatagaagaaatgatatcagagagaaaacctgatattatagccttacaggaaacaagaatacaaccaaatacgcgattgaatatcatgaattatgagatatatagatgtgacagaatcgcaaacactgggggaggtgttgccttactggttagacgagatctgaaacactattttaaaggaagatctgacgagtcacaaatagaaacagtgacgattgtagctgaaataaatcgacaaagagtcgaagtcacatcggcatataaaagacccccaaataatctattagaagaagaaatcaacaacttactagatggaacaaacccgaaaatctgcatcggagattttaattgcaaatctccagaatggaacagcaggatggaaaacagaaatggcagaaaactgaaagatctcgctgaaaaacatgaagctatcgttattggacctgaagatccaacgtacctagcattcggaaatggattaccagatataattgatatcgcaattatgaaaaatatcactagagaattctcgatagagaccttgtgggacggaacctctaaccacaaccccatcgaattaacaataggagatgggccaagaagagaactaatgcaaacaagagaatacaccgattggacgaaatatagccatctgatacaatcggaggtaacagaaataccgacaatcaacacaccggaagacctagaaagagcagttgatgaactagaaaagaatataatagatgcctacaaaaagagcacaaagaaaataacgagaccagcaccgatacatccacacggtgatacacccagagaaatcaaagatctcatcagggaaaatcggagactaagaaaaacatacaggctcaacaaaacagatataaataagagaaatctaaaccgacacagccaagttctaaaaaatgccctgaaggacatgagaacaaatagatggaacaaaagagttcaagaactaaatactatcgatcattctgcatggaaaatgcaaaaatgtgtgagaagagaaaagactaaaataccacctctccacggagaaagaggaatggcatatacgaatatcgataaagcagaagcactggcggactcgatagaaagagaatcgagaataaattacagacctgatgacgataatgacgagctggaagatc
Proteins encoded:
- the LOC123310306 gene encoding histone H1-like gives rise to the protein MRQATTPATAVGKTLEKAEKKTSARSKPVKPSHPPTSDMVNRAIKGLKERSGSSLHAIKKYIGSNYKTKGKEASGSFKLAAGGSTTNASKKFAKKLVKSADGANKNASPTMAADKKNTSPARSTSI